In Gossypium arboreum isolate Shixiya-1 chromosome 5, ASM2569848v2, whole genome shotgun sequence, a single genomic region encodes these proteins:
- the LOC108452087 gene encoding uncharacterized protein LOC108452087, which translates to MGSSSTTQFGHHHQTPAKECGPIIPATKSPWFSSSLRSSYFPDDSPLSPATPFRFSGVPFSWEQLPGIPKKLHNHNNRKESMKLLPLPPPTTPRTSSKTYSFEDMLSRKKASAGASESFRRMDPFFAALVECSKEDRDGDEETARNLWTGAKVTRSMSDRLGFINLYTSCKRSCAVSESIVYLPRSRRSADYGLISNRRPR; encoded by the coding sequence ATGGGTTCCTCATCAACTACTCAATTTGGGCATCATCACCAAACGCCAGCAAAAGAATGTGGCCCCATAATTCCGGCCACCAAAAGCCCTTGGTTTTCATCCTCACTGAGATCTTCGTATTTTCCCGATGATTCGCCTCTCAGCCCCGCAACTCCGTTCCGATTCTCAGGTGTACCATTTTCTTGGGAACAGTTACCAGGGATCCCAAAGAAGCTACATAACCACAACAACAGAAAAGAGTCCATGAAGTTGCTGCCATTGCCTCCCCCGACTACCCCACGAACCTCCTCAAAAACCTACAGCTTCGAAGATATGTTAAGCAGGAAAAAGGCATCCGCCGGCGCTTCAGAGAGTTTCCGGCGGATGGACCCATTTTTCGCGGCGTTGGTTGAGTGTTCCAAGGAAGACCGTGATGGTGACGAAGAAACTGCAAGAAATCTGTGGACCGGAGCTAAGGTAACAAGAAGTATGAGTGACAGGTTGGGGTTTATTAATCTTTACACTTCTTGTAAAAGAAGTTGCGCAGTTTCGGAATCAATAGTGTATCTCCCAAGGTCTCGAAGAAGTGCTGATTATGGCTTAATTAGTAATCGTCGTCCTCGTTAA